The DNA segment TTGCGCCTGGAAATTCCGGCCGGGTACGTTCCATCGGTACATGCCAGAACTCTGCCTCAGGATCGCAAGGATAGACCAGAAAGGCCCTGTCACATTCGAATATGCCAAGTACGGTGTCGAGCACATTGACCATCATTTGATCCAGGTCACTGGTGCTATGGATGGCCCTGTTGATCCGGTCCATGCTCTCAAAAAAATGTGGGGTTAAGTTGGAATTGTCCAGGGCGGACTCTATTTTTCGATTTTGCGCAGACATTAGGTTTCACCTGGACGATCGTACGCAGTGCCAATACTTGACTGGAATGCTAAGTGGATCCTTCCTCAGAGGTTACACTGCATTAGTGGACAGATATTCAATTATAGATGTTAAAGAGAGAAATCCTTGCCAAATTATGTGAATCGATTTCCTGACTATCCAGAAATAATTTTAGCTATTGATCAATGCCTGGCGCAGCTGACACAAGCCAAAAAAATGCAGTCTTGGTACTGGTTTTAAATCCGAGCATCGCAGGTGGTTTTCATGGGGTCTGGGTCAAAAAGATAGGTGGCGATACTTGGCAGAAGATTGGAAGTTTTTGAAATTCTTAAAAAATATCTTAAGTTCACGAATTGATAGCAACGGTTTAATCTGGTTATAATCCATCATGGTCAGGGTTGTTTTTCATTGCATCCTGATCGGCTCTCAGCAATTTTTTAGAGTATGTTCAGAGGAAAAAATGGCTCACCTGACATGGAAAAAGGACCTCGATACCGGCATTGAGGTCATTGACGGGCAGCATAACAAATTGTCAATTACATCAACCAACTCGATGACGCGAGGGTGACAAAAAACCGTGTAGTCATTGCTAAGGTCATCGACGACACTGTTGATTATACGGTTTCCCACTTCGGCTTTGAGGAGACACTGATCGAGTATGCCGGTTATGAATTCACACGGCCTCACAAGCGGGTACATGAGCTTTTCATAAAACGGGTGAGTGAATACAAGCAGCGATTTGACGATGGTGAAGACATTGCCGATGAACTCCATGGCCTGCTGTCAAGATGGCTTTTTTGCCATATCCAGAATGATGACGCTGCGTATGTGGCCAGCGTGAAAACCTCGCTGGCCAAACTCGAAAAAAACAATAAGAAACAAGGCTTCTTCTCACGTTCACTAAAGAAATTCTTCGGCTGATACTCTTCTCCCGGTTCACTTCGCGCAACTGCTCAATCAACCGATCCAGAGTTGTTCTGCGCATGCTCGATTTACACCTTTAAACTGCTACTCGTAAAGTTGTGAAATGAAATATTGAATCATGACCTGTGCAATATTCACATCACAAACGGATTCGCCCTTTGTAAATTTACCCTGCCGATAGCGATTCGAAAAATCAATTGGCTATGTGAAAGGAAAGACAGAAAACAGATTCTATCTGTGGATGTCGTTGATCACATTAGCAAAGGAGAATGGAAATGAATTTTAAGACAAAATTGCGCTTAACCGTAACGACCCTGGCATTGACTGCCACCACATCACTGTTTGCCCAGCCACCTCACGACCCCGATCTCATCAGTGACGGCAACCGCTGGACCATAACCGCCTATGATGACAGCAGTCCCGTCCACACTCAGTGGGCGACCCAGGGAATATGCTTCTACCCTGATGCTTTTGTCGGGACACACCAGCGCTATGTATGGGTTTCGGACACCTATCCAGACTGGAATGGACGTGCCAGCCAGGAAGGTGATCAGATATTTATGCATGGTGATTTCCAGTGGCCATATGGCGCCAACAAGGATGGTGGTCACGATGGTATGGAGTGGGAGATCGTCACCGAGAGCCGTGCCAATGGAGGTGCTGGGCACTGGAAGGAGTGGATTGAAGACGGAGGCTTCGGCATCACCATCGGTTTTGCCAATGCGACACTGAAACGGGTGGGTAAATGCAAGTATGCAACGGCCGAGGAAGCCATCAAGGCCGGTCATGAGCTGGAACTGCCCAAGGACGAGCAGGGTAATTACCTCTACAGTCCGTTCGGTGTATCCGACGTGCTCAAGTAATCTACGTCGACCTATTGCATGATTATGCTATCGGTAAGCCGCCTTGTGAAAAACAAGGCGGCTTTTGTGTATCTATAGGCATATTTTTTTGATCCTTGCTGGATTGATATCTGTCATTGGCAATGATAGAGACGAACAGGGTAAAATGCGCTTCACGATTGATAGAACCGATTACAATCATGAATCTGCGTGACTTGAAATATCTTATTGCCGTTGCCGAGACCGAACATTTCGGCCATGCGGCCGCCCAGTGCTATATCAGCCAACCTACCCTCAGCGGACAAATCAAGAAGCTTGAGCAGGAGCTTGGTGTCACCATTTTCGAACGAACCAATCGCTCGGTCTCAACCACCCCGATCGGTCTGGAGATCGTCAAGCACGCCAAGCTGATCCTGGAGCAGGCCGACGTGATCAAGCAGCTGGCCCGGGCACAACGAGATCCTTTGGCGGGTGCGCTCCGGGTAGGTGCCATCCCGACTGTCAGTCCCTATCTGATACCGTTGATCCTGATGCCCCTCAAGGAGCAGTATCCGCAGATGCGCCTGATACTCTCCGAAGAGATCACCGATATGCTGACCCAGCGGCTGTTGGATCATCAGATCGATGTGGCTATCCTGGCCACAACCGTAAAGGAGCCAGAGCTGGAGGTTATGCCTCTGTTCGAGGAACCCTTCTGGTTGGCTCACCCCAGAAATCATGAGCTCTACAACAAGGACGAGATCAACCGCCGTGATCTGAGCCGTATCAATCTATTGTTGTTGGCAGATGGACATTGCCTCACCAATCAGGTGATGGATGTGTGCCGGATCAAGGAAGGTGCTATCGATAATGAGATGGCGGATCTGCGGGCCGCCAGTCTGGAGACCCTGCTGCAATTGGTCGGTGCTGGATTTGGCTGTACTCTGGTGCCCGCCTTGGCGGTACAGGGGAGTTGGACAACCGATTCTGGGATTATTGCTCGAAAACTGCAGCTCAAGGATGCCTATCGGCGGGTGCAGTTTGTTTTCAGGAAAACCTTCCCGCGTAAAAAGGCGATCGAGGCCCTGGCAAACGTTATCCGTTCTCAATTGCCGAATACAGTCAGAAAACTCTGAAAACCGACAGGGTAGAGCCGCATTACCAGGAGTGCCACCTATATGACGCGCGTGAATTCCAGCGATAGCACGAACCAATTTTCCGACCTGTTGCAAGTCAACGGTGATGGGAGCGCAACCCTGCTCCCCGGTGTGCATCCGTTGCCCAATCTCTTGTCACTGGAAGCCGATCAGGTTTTGGATGCATTTCGCCAGAGTCAACTGAGAGACTTTACCCGGGTGATCAATGAACTCGAAGCGGATGACAATCCCCTGCACCAGCTGTTTGAGCAGATGCGGGTCATCGCCGACATGGAACCTGGAAACAGGTTCAGTGAATTGGATCTGTTCAAACCCGGGGCGTTGCAGGCGTTGTTCCTTGAACTCCATGAGCATGTCATGTTGCACCCGGTCTGGCATCATCCCTGCTTTGTGCGCATCTTCAGGGGTGAGTTCGATGCAGTACAATTGGCTGGATTCGCAACCAACTATTTCAATCAGGTCAAGAATACCCGCCAGTGTGTCGCCCTGGCTCAGGGACGCTTCTCCGGTTTCATTTCTCTCCCTTATGGCAGTCTCAATGAACGGGTGTCCGAGCTGGCGCAGATTATCTTGGCCCAGCTGTTGGCCGATGAGTATGGGGTAGGTACCCATAGCATCGATAGTTACCCGGATCTGTCGGGTCTGCTCAATTCCACCACCCATATCGTGATGTACCGCCAGCTCTTTGATGGACTGGGCATACCTTTTGAAGGGCAGGATGTACCGATGCTGCACGGGGTGGCGGATAATGTACTAACCCAGCGCCTGTTGGCCGGCCATCCATCGTTTAGCCTGGTGGAGTCCCTGGCCTCCGTAGGCCTGGGCATGGAGTGGGGGGTGCCGGAATTTTTCAGTCTTTTGCTGGGGGGCATGATTCGCTGGGCCTGGCATGAGAATGTGCCATTGACCCAGCGTCACCTGATCGTATTCATCGCCCATGTGCAATACGATGTACTGCATGCCATCTCGGTGATGTTGGCAACCAGCCTGTTTGGCCATGAAGAGCAGACATTGCAGCAGATCAAGCAGGCGACGAATATGCTGATGTCGAGCCGCTATAACATGATGAGCGACATCTATCGCTCGTTGTTCGACGAGCCCTGTAAGGATATCGACGCTATAGGACTTGATCCAAGCTACCATATCAGTGATCGGCGCATTCAGGCGGCATTGCTAACGGCGCGACAGGAAGTGGCGGATAGCACCGTGGTGAGGGCGACAGAATACAAGGCCGATCAAAGCGTTCCGTTTGTTTTCGCAGATACAGTTTAGTGACGTTACCCAGGCCATGATCCGGTGCGGCAAGCCGCACCCTACGGATTGGGGTGATCTGCGTAGATACCGCCGATTGGGAGTCGAGCAATGCAACAACAGATGAGTCAGGCGGCTGAGGCATTCCGCAAGCGCCTGATCGCCACTGCCAAGGGCTCCCGCGGGGCCAAGGATATGTCCCGGGAAGAGGCCTGCGAGGCGTTGACCTTCCTGATGTCCGCCGAGGCGCATCCGGCCCAGGTGGGGGCCTTTCTCACCGCCATGCGTTTCAAAGGGGCGCGGGTTGAGGAGATGAAGGGTTTTCTCGATGCCATGGAGGGGAGTGCTGACTTGATTAAGCCAAAGGCGGAAGGGCTGTTGAATTGCAACGGCCCCTACGATGGACGCAAGAATGCACTCCATCTCAGTCTGGCGGCAGCCATTGTCACCGCCGCGGCAGGGGTGCCGGTGGTGATGCACTCCAGCAGCGGACTACCGCCCAAGGATGGGGTCACCACTGCGCGTCTGTTGGAGGCATTGGGTATCCCCGCCTATCTTGAG comes from the Candidatus Thiodiazotropha sp. CDECU1 genome and includes:
- a CDS encoding bacteriohemerythrin; its protein translation is MTKNRVVIAKVIDDTVDYTVSHFGFEETLIEYAGYEFTRPHKRVHELFIKRVSEYKQRFDDGEDIADELHGLLSRWLFCHIQNDDAAYVASVKTSLAKLEKNNKKQGFFSRSLKKFFG
- a CDS encoding LysR substrate-binding domain-containing protein — protein: MNLRDLKYLIAVAETEHFGHAAAQCYISQPTLSGQIKKLEQELGVTIFERTNRSVSTTPIGLEIVKHAKLILEQADVIKQLARAQRDPLAGALRVGAIPTVSPYLIPLILMPLKEQYPQMRLILSEEITDMLTQRLLDHQIDVAILATTVKEPELEVMPLFEEPFWLAHPRNHELYNKDEINRRDLSRINLLLLADGHCLTNQVMDVCRIKEGAIDNEMADLRAASLETLLQLVGAGFGCTLVPALAVQGSWTTDSGIIARKLQLKDAYRRVQFVFRKTFPRKKAIEALANVIRSQLPNTVRKL